Part of the Amycolatopsis lurida genome is shown below.
CGGCCCGCGGGAGTCGCCCGGCGGAACAGAGCGACGCCGACGAACAGCAGGCCGGCGACCGCCACGATCTTGATGTTCGCGGCGGCGCTCACCGCGACCACGCCGACGGCGATCAGCGCGGGCCGGGCCACACCGGTCTTCGCCGCGCCCAGGAGGACGAGTTCCAGCCCGGCGACCATCAGGCCGACCATGAGCCCGTCATTGTGCACGCCCCCCACGACGTGCCACAGCACCAGCGGGTTGAGCAGGGCCAGCCACAGCGCGATCGACGGGGAGACCCCGACGCGGCGGGCGAGCCGGGGGAGCGCCCACGCCATCAGCACGATTCCGATCAGCCCCAGCAACCGGTGCAGCAGCACCGTCGGCACGAAGGCGTCCCCGGCGACGTGGGCGATCGTGCGGGCCAGCGCGACGAACGCGGGACCGTAGGGTGCGGGCGTGTCCCGCCAGTAGTGGCTGACCGCCATCGTCACCGGCGAATCGGCGCCGAGCGCCTCGGCGGGCCCGACGAGATAGGTGTCGAATCCCTTGGCCGCGATCAGGCCCTGCGCCAGATAGCTGTTGATGTCGCCGCTGAACAGCGGGCGCGCGACCAGCAGGGGCGCGCACCACGAGACCGCGATCCAGTACAGCCGCCGTTCGGGCAATCCGGCGGCGAGGCGTCCGATGCCGAGCCAGGACAGCACGAGGGTGGCCATCCCGGCGACACCCAGCGCCACCACCAGCACCGACGGCAGGCCGATCCCGGACGTGACCAGCACCAGTACGGCGATTCCAAGGAAACCCGCCCAGTGCAACGTCGAGATGTTCAGCCCGGTCTTCTCCGGCGCGGGCAAGACGTTCTGCATGCGGCCAAACTACTCCAAGTGCGAAGTCCGGTTCCGCCGAACGTAGGGGAAACCGGTTGTGATGCTTCGGGGCCGCGTCCGCCGGGTACCCCCCGCCGTGGAGAGGCGGTGGTGAGCGTGAAAAAGCGCTGGGTGCGTCTCGGGGTGTTCGGCTTGGCCGGGCTCCTGATCGTCGCGGCGGCATTGCAGCTCACCGGGCTGCTGCCGAAGCTCAATCCGTTCGGAACGTCCACTGTGGACCGTTCGCAACCCGCGGTGCTCCAGGCGGTCCGGGATCTGAGCCAGTATCACGCCGCGGTCGGCGACTACCAGGTCATCGTCGACATCGAGAAGGACGTCCAGTGGGTACCCGCGAGCATCGCCGGCGAACGCACCCTGTTCGTCGCGGCGGGCTCTGTCGACGCGTACGTCGACTTCGGGCCACTGGTGGAGAATTCGCTGACCGTGTCCGAAGACCGGCGATCGGTCGAGGTCCGGCTCCCCGAACCGAAGCTGGCGAAACCCAATCTGGACAACGAACGGAGCTACGTCTTCGGCCAGGAGCGCGGCCTGTTCGATCGGCTCGGCGCCCTGGTTTCCGTGCAGGACCAGCGGCCGTTCTACCTCGCCGCGGAGAAACGCATCGGTGAAGCCGCGCAACACTCCGGCCTGCTCGAGCGCGCCAAGACCAACACCAAGGCGATGCTCACACAGCTGCTCCGAGGGCTGGGCTTCCAGGTCACCTTCGCGGCGGAACCCGCCACCTGACCTCCGCGCCCCCGGTCGGGAATCACGAACAGGAGACCGCGCGGCGACCGGCCAGGCTTCATACGCGGATGAAGCAAAGCGCTCCTCGGGCGCTCATCGGCGCACGATGATTCCGCGTCCGTGCGGTGCTCACCCCGCCGGTCTTGACCGGACGGGCTCGTGCTGGTGGGCTGGCGAAGTCGACTGGGAGGCGCGATGGTGACGAAGCCGAGGGACAGCCTGACCTACAGTGAACCGATCGCGACCGGGGAGGTCACGATCGACACCGCCCCCGAACAGGTATACCGGCTGGTCAGTGATCCGGTCGCGATGTCGGAGTGCACCGAAGAACTCCGCAAAGCCCGGTGGATCCGCGGCGCGACCGAGGCCCGCGTGGGGAACTGGTTCGCCGGCAGCAACCGCAACGGGTGGCGGCGCTGGGTGACCCACGCCGAGATCACCGAGGCCGAACCCGGCCACCGGTTCGCCTACCGGGTGCGCACGCCGTTCTTCGTGCCGATTTCCCGGTGGGAGTACGAAATCGCCCCCGACGGCGACGGCACCCGTCTCGTCGTCAAGAACTGGCTGCGGGTGCCACCGTGGTTCATCCCGATCGCCATCCTCATCACCGGCGAGCCGGATCGAGCCGGGACCAACCGGGCCAATATCGCCGCCACGCTGGAGCGGGTCAAGGCCCGGCTGGAGGGCCGGGAATGGCACCGCTAGCGTGATCGTTTTCTGACACGCGACGAGGCCCGGCCACGAACGTGTCGTCCGTCGGATCACGCGTGTCGTCCGTCTGGTCACGCGAAATGGCCGACTCGGTTCAGCGATTCGGAAGTGGCGATTCGGGTTATCGAGGGGGAGGCCACGTGGCGTGTTGCGAAAGCCACTTTCGCAACGTTGAAGGTTGCGAAAGTGGCTTTCGCAACGCAGCGGCTGCCCAGACGGAATCGGTGACACGCGAGCGGACTGCCTACCCCAGCCACGTACGCCGGCCTCAGCCGTTCTCGAAGTTCTGCATTCCCCGGTCCTCCAGCTTGCGCATCACCGGACCGGACAGCAGTCCGTGCACGAGCACCGAAACCGCGATCGTCAGCGCCGTGACCCGCCACAGCGAGTCGGCCATCGGGAAATCGCCGTGCCCCAGCGCGTAGGAAAGGTAGTAGAGACTGCCGATCCCGCGGATACCGAAGAACGCGATCGCCGTCGCCGCCGGGCGGGTGGCGCCGCCGCCGAGCAGGGCCA
Proteins encoded:
- a CDS encoding SRPBCC family protein, whose translation is MVTKPRDSLTYSEPIATGEVTIDTAPEQVYRLVSDPVAMSECTEELRKARWIRGATEARVGNWFAGSNRNGWRRWVTHAEITEAEPGHRFAYRVRTPFFVPISRWEYEIAPDGDGTRLVVKNWLRVPPWFIPIAILITGEPDRAGTNRANIAATLERVKARLEGREWHR
- the mptB gene encoding polyprenol phosphomannose-dependent alpha 1,6 mannosyltransferase MptB produces the protein MQNVLPAPEKTGLNISTLHWAGFLGIAVLVLVTSGIGLPSVLVVALGVAGMATLVLSWLGIGRLAAGLPERRLYWIAVSWCAPLLVARPLFSGDINSYLAQGLIAAKGFDTYLVGPAEALGADSPVTMAVSHYWRDTPAPYGPAFVALARTIAHVAGDAFVPTVLLHRLLGLIGIVLMAWALPRLARRVGVSPSIALWLALLNPLVLWHVVGGVHNDGLMVGLMVAGLELVLLGAAKTGVARPALIAVGVVAVSAAANIKIVAVAGLLFVGVALFRRATPAGRVAVALGLPAGFAAVTVAISLGSGLGFGWVRVLSGVSGQVHSWMAPTNELGFLVGGVGKVFGADLTDGAIKVFSLIGAILGLAVGARLLWLTYREKLHPLYAAGLTFAAMLVLGPVVQPWYLLWTVALLAVSLTTDRGRWILAVVSAVFGVLLPPANGGAVSLALGYLIAVVLIGGTLFVLKRKGLLPEIRLRKSRT
- a CDS encoding DUF4230 domain-containing protein, which translates into the protein MSVKKRWVRLGVFGLAGLLIVAAALQLTGLLPKLNPFGTSTVDRSQPAVLQAVRDLSQYHAAVGDYQVIVDIEKDVQWVPASIAGERTLFVAAGSVDAYVDFGPLVENSLTVSEDRRSVEVRLPEPKLAKPNLDNERSYVFGQERGLFDRLGALVSVQDQRPFYLAAEKRIGEAAQHSGLLERAKTNTKAMLTQLLRGLGFQVTFAAEPAT